In Deltaproteobacteria bacterium HGW-Deltaproteobacteria-6, a single genomic region encodes these proteins:
- the atpB gene encoding ATP synthase F0 subunit A, with translation MEPLIFFHTSWLKDIGINMTIVFNTFFVMLILATLSFLATRSLQVYPGRIQNVMEVIVDGLHSLLLDTMGEHGKKFFPLIATLGLFILTSNLIGIIPGFESPTANINTNLAMALVVFFSTHVVGVITHGLKYFKQFLGPVWWLIPLMLPIEVISHLSRPLSLTFRLFGNIAGEDIVLLVVLLLVPLIVPLPIMFLMIFTSVVQTLVFMLLAMMYIGGAMEEGH, from the coding sequence ATGGAACCCCTAATATTCTTCCATACTTCTTGGTTGAAAGACATTGGCATTAACATGACCATCGTTTTCAACACTTTTTTTGTGATGCTGATACTGGCCACGCTTTCGTTTCTGGCAACCCGTAGCCTGCAGGTTTATCCGGGCCGGATACAGAATGTTATGGAAGTGATCGTGGATGGTCTTCATTCCCTGCTGCTCGATACCATGGGGGAACACGGGAAAAAATTCTTTCCCCTGATTGCCACGCTGGGATTGTTCATTTTAACAAGCAACCTGATCGGTATCATCCCCGGCTTTGAATCTCCGACGGCCAACATCAACACGAACCTGGCTATGGCACTCGTCGTGTTCTTCTCCACGCATGTAGTCGGTGTCATTACTCACGGCCTCAAATATTTCAAACAATTCTTAGGACCTGTCTGGTGGCTGATCCCGCTGATGCTGCCGATTGAAGTCATCAGTCACCTGTCGCGTCCGTTGTCCCTGACCTTCCGTCTGTTCGGCAATATCGCCGGTGAAGACATCGTTCTGCTGGTTGTCCTTCTGCTGGTACCTCTCATTGTTCCGCTGCCCATTATGTTTTTAATGATCTTCACATCGGTTGTCCAAACGCTGGTTTTCATGCTTCTGGCCATGATGTATATCGGCGGCGCAATGGAAGAAGGCCATTAA